From Drosophila virilis strain 15010-1051.87 chromosome X, Dvir_AGI_RSII-ME, whole genome shotgun sequence, the proteins below share one genomic window:
- the LOC6633242 gene encoding LOW QUALITY PROTEIN: uncharacterized protein (The sequence of the model RefSeq protein was modified relative to this genomic sequence to represent the inferred CDS: substituted 1 base at 1 genomic stop codon): MNKKSSLPLASFLTSINNSNNSNNNSCPATGNVAGGNSRIGRQSGSSMCFAGGATNGAQGASSSSGGAGSGSGSGSGSGSASSTAKADKQRDGNGSISSSALCGCQKAPKSHCISATGVLLLVLLYTAMGSIIFVTLEGELEDATALETAVAASKPYPRTELANAEIRSRTVDRLWSITEDLNILYKENWTRLAAQEVQLFQDTLLRAVRQSKVYQPGGVQMNAPTHKWTYASAFLYSLTLITTIGYGGISPRTQWGRVAALVYALFGIPIVLLYLSAMGEALSAGMRCLFRRQRAKGSVASGSGPTAGPSGSRKSDKAKGQQYGHSAAKLHQYGLPPSVYQQQQQQQQQQQQQQQQQQQQQQQQQQGRKSASDGSGRSSPSVPISICVCVLVCYVTSGAILFHKLQNWSVLESLYFCFTSLGTIGFGELAPSGTLTLYTASAYILVGMAVVAMCFSLIQTEIVMWLRRFSVQDHVTPKAEELALVSVAVTPKPSXQRPSAELMGAGAATAGGQAANNLGQHQTMFFGPAHTLTQYSSLPRRSHMHGLGGMGAGNGGGGAGSGMGASSSAFQRNTPIRRSTGIPEHHMEYFVPRSISEFNLSGVGDLALPPPRRFSPNNMTGMGLPMGVGVNMGLNMGMGMGMGMGMPHGLQLGPPQTLLCAAAAGGATTSAAPPPPPPAQLQIMTLKPRSEKMVTFEDESKSAAAAAAAATATHCPHGVPTTPRKSSGGATTADLFM; the protein is encoded by the exons ATGAACAAAAAGTCCTCTTTGCCGCTGGCTTCCTTTCTCACCAGcattaacaacagcaacaacagtaacaacaacagttgcccAGCAACTGGCAACGTGGCTGGCGGCAATTCACGTATCGGTCGCCAGAGCGGCTCAAGCATGTGCTTCGCAGGCGGCGCTACAAATGGCGCCCAGGGCGCCAGCAGCTCATCCGGCGGCgccggcagtggcagcggcagcggcagcggcagtggaTCCGCTTCGTCCACAGCAAAGGCGGACAAACAGCGGGACGGCAatggcagcatcagcagcagcgcccTCTGCGGTTGCCAAAAGGCGCCCAAATCGCATTGCATATCAGCGACAG GTGTATTGCTGCTGGTACTGCTCTACACGGCAATGGGCTCCATAATATTCGTAACGCTCGAGGGCGAGCTGGAGGATGCGACTGCACTGGAAACAGCTGTGGCCGCGTCTAAGCCATATCCGCGCACCGAGCTGGCCAATGCCGAGATACGTTCCAG AACTGTTGATCGACTTTGGTCAATAACGGAGGATCTCAATATACTCTACAAGGAGAACTGGACACGCTTGGCCGCCCAGGAGGTGCAATTATTTCAG GACACTCTGCTGCGTGCGGTACGCCAATCGAAGGTATATCAGCCCGGCGGCGTGCAAATGAATGCACCGACGCACAAATGGACCTACGCCTCGGCCTTTCTCTACTCCCTGACATTAATTACAACGATAG GCTACGGCGGCATTTCGCCCCGCACCCAGTGGGGCCGCGTAGCCGCCCTTGTCTACGCCCTGTTCGGCATACCCATCGTGCTGCTGTATCTGTCCGCGATGGGCGAGGCACTGTCCGCCGGCATGCGTTGCCTGTTTCGGCGTCAACGTGCCAAGGGCAGCGttgccagcggcagcggcccCACAGCCGGGCCTAGCGGCAGTCGCAAATCGGACAAGGCCAAGGGACAGCAATACGGTCATTCGGCGGCCAAGCTCCACCAATACGGTCTCCCACCCTCGGtatatcagcagcagcagcagcagcaacaacaacagcagcaacaacagcagcaacaacaacaacaacaacagcagcagcagcagggcagAAAGTCAGCTTCAGATGGCAGCGGACGCAGTTCCCCAAGTGTGCCCATCTcgatctgtgtgtgtgtccttgtCTGCTATGTGACCAGCGGTGCGATACTGTTCCATAAGCTGCAGAACTGGAGCGTTCTGGAGTCCCTATACTTCTGCTTCACTTCGCTGGGCACCATCGGCTTTGGTGAGCTGGCACCCAGCGGCACCTTGACCTTGTACACGGCCTCGGCCTATATATTGGTGGGCATGGCCGTGGTGGCCATGTGCTTCAGCCTGATCCAGACGGAGATTGTTATGTGGCTGCGCCGTTTCAGCGTTCAGGATCATGTAACGCCCAAGGCCGAGGAGCTGGCTCTCGTCTCAGTGGCTGTAACGCCCAAGCCCTCCTGACAACGACCCAGCGCTGAACTAATGGGCGCTGGAGCTGCCACGGCTGGCGGCCAGGCGGCCAACAATCTGGGCCAGCATCAGACCATGTTCTTTGGACCGGCGCACACATTGACCCAGTACAGCTCGCTGCCACGTCGCAGTCACATGCATGGACTCGGAGGTATGGGCGCTGGCAATGGCGGGGGCGGGGCCGGCAGCGGAATGGGCGCCTCATCATCGGCCTTTCAACGGAACACGCCCATAAGACGCTCCACAGGCATACCGGAGCACCACATGGAGTACTTTGTGCCGCGCAGCATTAGCGAATTTAATCTATCCGGCGTTGGCGACTTGGCGCTGCCCCCGCCGCGCCGCTTCTCGCCGAACAACATGACCGGCATGGGTCTGCCCATGGGCGTTGGCGTTAACATGGGCCTCaacatgggcatgggcatgggcatgggaaTGGGCATGCCGCACGGCCTACAGCTGGGACCGCCGCAGACGCTGCTCTGTGCCGCTGCCGCAGGCGGCGCCACGACATCAGCAGCACccccaccgccgccgcccgcTCAGCTGCAAATAATGACACTGAAGCCGCGCAGCGAAAAAATGGTCACTTTCGAGGATGAGTCGAagtctgccgctgccgccgctgctgcagcgacAGCCACACACTGTCCGCACGGTGTGCCAACCACGCCGCGCAAATCAAGCGGCGGCGCCACCACAGCCGACTTGTTCATGTGA